One genomic region from Parcubacteria group bacterium ADurb.Bin159 encodes:
- the rplC gene encoding 50S ribosomal protein L3 yields the protein MVSTQKQFFAQKLEMTQIFREDKVIPVTKVQIITQNSNQDKEEWGDLVVGQKVDVKGVSKGKGFEGVMKRHKFHGAPATHGTKHGHRSPGSIGATAPQRVFKGIKMAGRMGGKGVTIKNLEIIDINKEKNIIFLKGAIPGAYKSKIKINISGEATKNL from the coding sequence ATGGTTTCGACTCAAAAACAATTTTTTGCTCAAAAACTGGAGATGACCCAAATTTTTAGAGAAGATAAAGTTATTCCCGTGACTAAAGTGCAAATTATAACCCAAAACTCAAATCAAGATAAGGAAGAATGGGGAGATTTAGTTGTTGGTCAAAAAGTAGATGTTAAGGGAGTGTCTAAAGGAAAAGGTTTTGAAGGAGTGATGAAGAGGCACAAATTTCATGGCGCGCCGGCTACTCACGGGACAAAACATGGCCATCGTTCACCGGGATCGATTGGGGCAACTGCTCCACAACGCGTTTTCAAAGGGATAAAAATGGCTGGAAGAATGGGTGGAAAAGGGGTAACTATTAAAAATTTAGAAATTATTGATATAAATAAAGAGAAAAATATAATTTTTCTTAAAGGAGCAATACCCGGAGCCTATAAAAGCAAGATTAAAATTAATATCTCTGGGGAAGCAACCAAAAACTTATAA
- the rpsJ gene encoding 30S ribosomal protein S10 yields the protein MMAKKAIKNSSKIEDNAGYKPKIRIKIRSYDHRVIDGVLKTIMEAVERSGAKTIGPIFLPTEKKLYTIMRSSFVHKDARDQYEIRVHKRLIDVTDFTPETIETLKSLHLPNTVNIEIKM from the coding sequence ATGATGGCTAAAAAAGCAATAAAAAATTCCTCGAAGATAGAGGATAATGCTGGTTATAAGCCAAAGATTAGAATTAAAATTCGCTCTTATGACCATCGAGTAATCGATGGAGTATTGAAGACAATTATGGAAGCAGTGGAACGCTCGGGCGCTAAAACAATAGGACCAATTTTTTTGCCCACAGAGAAAAAATTATATACTATTATGCGTTCTTCTTTTGTCCATAAAGATGCGCGCGATCAATATGAAATACGGGTGCATAAGCGGTTGATAGATGTAACTGACTTTACCCCGGAAACTATTGAAACGCTTAAAAGTCTTCATTTGCCGAATACAGTCAATATAGAAATAAAAATGTAA